The segment tttttgtgtgtgtgtattcatcaaGGTTCACTTAAAGtatggcgcctcagtggcgtgatcggtaaggtcttgttctgccatctcggtggccgcgagttcgagtctcgggcactccattgaggtgtgagagatgtgtatttctggtgatagaagttcactttcgacatggttcggaagtcacgtaaagccgttggtcccgttgctgaataactactggttccatgcaacgcaaaaacaccatgcaaacaaacaaacaaacagtttaACAGTCACTTAAAGTATGGATGACTCTTGTAGTTTTTTCGTAGATTTGTCTTATTTAACATTTCTACTCATATTCACAGCAAAGGAAATTTAAAGGATTTTCAGTGTTCGGTTAGGAAAGGCGTTTTAAGTAGAGATTGTGTTAGGAATGCTGATGCAATCTTGGCCTTACGTTTAAAAGGATGTTGACTCAAAGGAAAAATCAAGCGATGTTCCGATAGAATTTTAATGATTGGTCAGTGCGAATCCTCCAGGCCCAGAATCGCTAGAATTCGACTCAACATACACTATATTGACACCGTCCACTCGTTGCTTTTTACCGGACTCAAAAGTGTTTGCCTTTTTTCGTCTTGCGGTCGGGGCCAGTCATTTCAGTAACATTTGTGGTGCTTTGAGACTTTTGTTCTACCATCATCAGGTcctgttgttttaagttagtaaCTAATTTATTGCAACTTCTCTTATTCAAGACCCAAGTCCTaggaagaacaagaaaaagaaaaatcagtaacaatagTACTTTAATGTGGGAAGTTGTCATGGTGACAGATATGGTTGCTGCTACGTCAAGAGACGGATTTGATTCGTAATTCTAACATTGGTAATTATGAAGTTATTCTTATATGAACAGAATCTTTGACGGTCTGTTTTTGTACTTGTATGAGTTAATGTGAAAGCTGGAATCATATAAATGATCGTGAAATGCTGCTACTATGAGCTCAGTCAGAACCCTAACCATGCTGCAAAGTTTATGATTTGGATTAACATCTGGTTCCACGGCAATGAGCAGGACCTTGGAGTGTCTCGTACTCCCATCCACGTAAAAAATTAGCCTCCGCCTTGTTGAAGACAACAATCTCTTATGATGGAAAGATTATTCTTAGAAGTCATGTATCTTGGCATCAAATATCGAGTTTACTCGAAAGCCTATGAATGAAGTATATACTTCATTAATTTCAGCGTCCATTAACCTTGTAACTcgtatagttcctttataaacTGCATTTAATAATGATTCAGGGACCATTGGAACAATATGAATGAAAAGGCTTTCCATAGCAAGCCTACAATACACCTTTACTATTGTCTccatttgttgcttatattcagTTCATACAATTAATTCATAAATTAGGACCAAAAATGTTTAGGATTTAGGTGATGTTTACTCATAGTCAGATTTCTATGTGATTTATCAAGAAATATAAGGTTGAAGATCCTTTTGCCTATATTAATGGTATACTCAAGAGCTGGGTACACTACTCTCTCCTTCTGTTTTCGCTTTATCATCAtggtatatatgatatgattttgCTTGAAATAAGCAGGCTTCAGATGTTGTTATTCGAGAAGGCCTTTAGAATCCCCCACTCCCTAGGTAAAATAgaaaataggaagaaaaaaaaacctagtcaGCTGTTCTGAATTTTAATTCTGAATACCAAGACCCACGGTCAGAATTCACAAAGAGGAATTTAGTATATCTTCTGTTATTATACTTTACTCCTGTGGGTGATTTAATGAAGTTATTTAGAAACAATAAGACAATTGTTGTTAAttgttgaattttgtaataatagTTTAGATGTGCATATGCGAGTATACTTGAGGGAGGTAaagatttctgagagagagagagagagagagagaattaggccAGCACTATTTTTCTGCGAAATGGTTGATAATAGAGTTTAGCCTGGTTGGAAGGGTCCTAATTCAATCTTGTGGCTACGCAAGATCAAATAAACAGAAATAGTCACTGAAGAAAGTTGAATATAAGAATTTGTTCTTTTTCAAAATTATGAAAAGTGATTATGTCGCTGACACTGGAAAAACTAACCTGGAAACTTGAACCCTAAGAGAAAATATTAAGTTGCTGTTATTTAGGATGAGTAAAGCCATGTACTATCATTTTTTCTTGTATACAGTTATTTTTCGCCTGAAGAGCGGACAACATCCTTGATCGTGAAGCACAAAATATAAGTTCCCTCTGTGCCATTCATTTTATGTAGCTTAAGAGAGATTTCTCTCTTGCAGTTTTTCTTGATAGTGTGGGAACtggattttgttatttggaaatttTCCttgattaaattttgttttgggagattttataagtttttctttagtttatatGTAAAACTCTTTGTTTTGAATGACGTTTAAGGTCATATTCCGTGAGCGTGCTCTAGCAAGAAATCTTGAGCAATTGATGCATGATCTGATTTGAAAGAATGTGTTATATAATATTCAACTGATATTTTCATCTCTTCATTTCGAGCTAGAACCTCTGGTTGAATTCTTGTGATGTAAATTATTCGCCAATAGTTTAATTTGCTCTAGTACGTTTTGACCATTCATTATGAAGAGAATCATTTCGATTTAAACTTCCCAAGTGCAATACTGGTTTACTGTTATCTTCATTTTCCATCCGCTTTCGTAAATGGACTTACCTCTGAGACACTTACCTGGTCCTCACACCCAACCTCCACAGCAGCAATCCCATCCACGTCCTTCAGCCCAACACCATTCTTTCCACGCCCCATTATTCTTGACATCATTCTCGTGAATTTAGAAAAGCCGAGTGACCTAACATTCTCCTCAGTCTTTCTCCAAAGAGATGATGGTCGTCAGGTTTCTCTCTAGTTCTCGTCATCTGGACAAACGGAGGAGCATTTTTTCGAGAATAttagaagaggaaaagaggaagcAGCCAAGATCCCGTGAGGGGAAATTCGATAAACGAGGGAACACGAGGGGAAAGGAAAGCGGTTTTTAGCAACCATTATTTGCCCTGGGTACATAACGTCCATGGTCTCATCTCCTTTCCCACCATACTCCTTATACTTCCTTGAACcactcccccatccccctcctcaAGTCTGctaccctccctcctcctacttgCGGCTTCCACCTCATTCCCCTTCTTACCGCCATCACCCCCTTTTGTTGATGACTTATTATGCGAGCTAAACGTTCGACATGATTTAAAGGGTAATGATCACGCACAAATAATTCGACTATTTCTAGGATTTGGACTTAAAGGCAACTACAATAGAGCAAGTGTTCCTCTGTTCTAAGAAAGGCTTTTTCCTACACGTGAATTTTCTATGGAAATTTGACGAATAACAAAGAAATCTTGCAGACGTTCCAAAACATGCATTATTAGTTACACTCTGAGATGTGGGCTAATTTTCGTTTACCTTGACATATGCCTGATTTGAGAGGAGCACGATTCTCACAATTTTGGCAGTATGTTCTAGTGGAATCATTTACATTATGAATTGTTAGGTCGCATTGACCTCTTGTTGTGGAATTTCAACGAAGAAAAGCGAAACGAACTAGTTTCGAGACATGACTGTAAAATCTAATTATTTAAAGGCTTCTGGGTatgtagcgctctctctctctctctctctctctctctctctctctctctctctctctcgcgtgtgtgtgtgtgtgtgtgtttgggtagCAAATTTTGTTTCATATAGGTTATCAACAATATTGCTTGTTCATTTCTAGCCCAGATTTCTAATCCCCGGCCTCCTTGATCATCAGTTCAAGTGttgtatatatatccacacaggTATTAAAACTGAATGTATACCTGGTATTTCGTTTTCACAGATCGTCTTATGAGCGATTTCTTCATTCAGCGAACCACTCAAATGATAATCCAGACCTTTCTTGATTGGGTTTTTCATCAAAGATCCCTTACAACTTTTTCCTACATAAGCAAGACGTATTACTCAAAGATCTTAGGTAAAAAGGGGGACTTTATGAAATAAGGGTCGTGGGCGAAGGGGGTTTACTGGCAAAGGGTCGTATGAATATGGGTGAGGAGAGTAGTTAGTAGGGGGGTTGGTGGACCCCCGAGGTAAGACTTAATTCCTTTTTTCGTCCTTTCTCGAACTGCGTCCATTCCGCCCTCCCTTCCCTGTGTTCCTGGCGCCCTCCTCTGGCTTTTTTTAAATGGTACAGTGGTGAGGTTTTGCTTGGAAATGGTGAATAAGTAATGTAATACACACACTGATTATTATCCTTACTTGCTGGACACTACGCTCGCATCAAGCCCGAATGTTTTCGTCGAAGGCTCTTCTCCGAACGCCGAGATTCTCTAGTGCGCTGGGTTGCCTCACGAAGCGAAAACTTTTGGGAAACGTCGATGGTCTGTGCGCATTCAGCAATTACTCGGTTTAGAGTTCTTGGAAAACCAAGTTAGCGGCCAACAGGTAAAAAATTTTTAATCCTAAAAAAGGCTCCGATGGTATTCTTCCTTCATCAGATTCTTCTAATATAATATGCACTTGAGATGAGAGTTGGTTTTGGTCAGGACTAAGCGAAAGTGTCTTCGTACTTTTTATCATCTATTATTACTGTTTGTCTCCGTTCATTTCAAACCTGCCTTTAGTGAAAAGGATTATaggactgtatttttttttttttttttggggggggggggtggagaattAAAGGTCGAAGAAAGTTTTTAACCAACTGAGCTGCCTGCACTAACGTGTTATCGAATTCTCTTAAATTAGTTCCCAAATTGTCCGTTGTATGTAGTTCAGTATTCAACAGCCTCCTTTGTCATTGTTTAGtactgtaagtttttattttctttagatacGTGTAAAATCTCGTTCACAATAAGCAACCTGACCAATGAGATCTTTTGAAGTGCGAGGGAAGAATCAGGTGTATAGGggaaggtatatatttatattgagacCGAGAAAGACTTGAGATTTATTTCATCGAATTGGAAGAAAGAACCAGGGTACTTTTCGTTCTCCAAAGCGCTCACCATTCAGAAGAATCCTCCAAATCGGCTCCCACTTGCGTTCGTAGTGCAAGAGCGGTTAGAGACGAGCACGAAATCACGAAATTAAGTACGAATGTTTATATTACTGTAGTGTTCATTTATACACCCattttatatgaatgtatatatatatatatatatatatatatatatatatatatatatatatatatatatatatatatatatatatatatatatatatatatatatatatatatatataatatatatatatatatatatataacgcgtgTGCATATGATGAgatctttgagaagaaaaggcaaaatattagtggggatatatgagagagaaacCTAGGAAGATTGAGTTTTGGAATTTCACAGAggtcttttgtgtatatatatatatatatatatatacatatattgtcgtatcacatcaccgtgattcatatatacgcattaagctacaaatgtcctttaatatctaattcgctctacctcagaatgaacatattttcaaatatgttaaccgaaggagaattttttagtaggtaataatttcgttggctcacttgcgcgaacctaggaaccaagaaatctggtggtacagtgaagcgctcaccgtacgtcctgatttcttagttcctaggttcgcgcccgtgagccgacgaaattattatcaactaaaaaaattccctatcggtttacatatatgaaaatatattaattccgaggtagagcgaattagatattaaaggacatttgtagcttaatgcatatatatatatatatatatatatattattatatatatatatatatatatatatatatatatatatacatatatatatatatatatctatatatatgtatatatatatatatatatatatatatatatatatatatatatatattatataatatatatatatatatatatatatatatatatataatatatatatatatatatatatatatatatatatatttgtatagatatatatatatatatatatatatatatatatatatatatctattatattatatattattttatttatatagattatatatatatatatatattttatatatatatatatatatatatagatagatagatagatagatagatagatagatagatagatagatatgcataTGGTGTTTCCGCTAGTAGTGGGTGGCACCCGAGAGATGACAAGACCGCTTCCACCTATATACTTGACCATTGGAATTTAGGATGAACAGCTGTACAGAAACTCGCACTGCTACCCACTACACCGAAGATGTCTAAGCTTTTACATAAACTGCTGCTGAGGCCCACTTCTAGCACTCcgcctatcctcctcctcctcctcctcctcctcctcccctctccaaAGCTTTCGAAAAGAcagttttcattaatatattgtCTTCTATCCTTTCCGTATGATGAAACCATCTCTGCAACTGCACTACTTTTTTACCACTACTGCTTCATATATCTGTATTTCTTATCCTAGCAAGTCTTTATAACCAATGCCACCAGTCTTCCTATGACAGTTTATCTCTGCAATGTCAGCCTTTATGTGTATTCAGCTTCTatatttttcacatataaaattCACCATAGACACACTTTCCAAACAGTCATATGCATTTATCCTGCTGGGTTCGTGGCGTCACCTTTTTATGTGGCTACCTCTTCTCTCAGTTTAccatcattcattttatttgCTCGAATTACTTGTACAAATCAACTGCCTCAATTCCCAGCCATTCGCAGCACCGACTTTTCTGTCACCTATCTTGAATTTAGCCCACCTTGCACCAACACCCTTCCACGTTCCCCAAACCCTGCATGGCTTATTGTAAGTAGGTTCAAGCTCCGAGAAACGCGTTCATTCCCTTCCAGTCCTGGTTCACATGCATTCCCATATAGTTCCCCTGctacataaatataatgtgtgtatatatatattagagattgtCGTTTTGGAGCTTTTTCTCTGTCTCGGAATTCCGGGATAAAATTACTCCTAATCCCGGGGTCCCGGGAATTCCCGGGATTTTCAATTATCTAAAATCGTACATTGTACCTAGTTTCCCTTTCACGTTTATGATGCGCTTAACATTACTAGACACTGAGTAGGTATGTAATgtgttacctatatatatatatatatatatatatatatatatatatatatatatatatatatatatatatagtatatatgtttatatatgtatatatatatatatatatatatatatatatatatatgtgtgtgtgtgtgtgtgtgtgtgtgttgtgtatgtttgtgtgtgtgtgtgtatgtatgtttgtatgggaCTGCTTCCCCTGATTACCGccccaaatatacaaaataaagcatACTACGTTTCCACATGATAAAGAAGGAATATGTTCCTCTTGTAAAATCTGCAAGCTTGTACATGATTATTCTGTCACGGTTTTATATCTCTGTCCTCTGTAGATTGAGCTACTGCGATaaactggtaacactggaacagaCGCTTTATCTTCCCTCCACGGATTTATTTGATGGGCCTTATCTTGCAAAAGTGTAGCAAGATGCTTTTGATGAGAAAACACAAGtcactgaaaatataaagtattttatataaataatcaaaacaGTGACAGTCTAGACatctatcattattatgataCAGATAATAACAGAAATTGTCTGTATGTACAGTATAGAACAGCAAGTCCACAACCATCCTGAGTCAAATTTGTATCTATTTTTGTACATTATTTTATCCCTGGATTTCCCGGGATGTGCAAAAATATCCCGGGATTATTAAACCTTGAAAATTGTCCGGAATCCCGGGAAAGAAAccctagtgtatatatatatatatatatatatatatatatatatatatatatatatatatatatatatacacacacacacacacatatatatatatatatatatatatatatatatatatatatatatatatatatgtatgtatatatatatatatatttaatcagatggtctgGTGTATAGTACATGCGTATTTGTGGATGCCATATTTGTACTCAAGAAATTGTGGGAAGTACTAAACCGAAAtttttctacatatataatacaattatcaGCAAGTTAGGATATACTTAAATTAGGCCGActtaatataattgttaaattgCACAATTTTTTTAATCTTCGGAAACGTTTGTCTCTGAAATATTCATTAGAATTGGAGAAAGAGGAACTGTACTGACTGTCTTGTGTATGTCATTTGATTCCGCATAAACACTTTAATAAGTGAGtaataagtcgtttacttctTGGAATGAGCCACTTCAAGAAATTGTCACTTGGTAATAGACGACAATGGCCCTTGCGATTCAAATGTTTGCTGAGCAAAAGTTTATTTGCAAATTTCAAGCGCCTTTTCTCAGAATAAGCAGGTGAAGAAAGGACATAAAATCCTAAAGTACAGTGCGACAGTGTTCCACTATTGGCCAAGACGACTTTTTTTAAGAGTTTGTCCTGTAATTTCTTATTATAcgggaaaatttaaaatttgcgAGTAAAACTTAATGGAGAAAACGACCAGGTTTGTGGTATTTATTGTCGTGAATGTGGTGTTCATGGTTTAACATGTTTATGAAGattattgttgttttctttttgtttcgcATGTAACTAAGGAAACTCATCGGTTTGGCGAACAGAAGGTTATCATTTGGTATTGATTAGAAATAAGTGTTTACCATTGTCTGTTCACGAGTAAATGTATCGTCAAAAGCGACGGAAGAGAACCGTAAAATGCAGATCTAAACCCAAGGATTGGTATGCTCGAATATACGGTTGACCGATTGGGCGAGAAATATGTATACAATCTATTTTGTTGATTTACCGACCTTTTTCACACATTCGGTCTGTTGCTTCTGAAATTGTCTTGGTTAGTGCCTAGTTATCGCAGAACTTCCCCAttattcttaatttaattttgaaataagtttaGAAATTGGAACAACTTTGTTGGGAGAAACGTTTCGATATGTATTAAATACTGCTAAATGgtagaataaaatattttttttacagaaggcgAATCTACGTGCGTTACATGGCATTTGTATGATAAATACTGAAgttcaattttattcattatcaggCTATCAGTTTGCCTTTACTAGCCAGCGAAAACAACGTAGTCACGTTTTCATGGGCTGGTCTTCTTATGTCGAATCAGTTTACAAACATTTATGTTAGTTCTAGTGCGAACATTTGATTATTTCTCTAGCTCCAGAAATGGTGTGCTAGTATATGTGcgctagcagagagagagagagagagagagagagagagagagagagagagagagagagagagcgcgagcagAAGGGGCTGGGGAAATTTTTAATCAAATGGTGATACTTGAAGCATTGTACCTATTTTAAAAAGCTCCAGCATAAGTAATCCACTTTTCCTTTTGTGCATGATTGCTGATGGAACCAGCACACCAGTGGAGAGAAACCATATCGGCTCTACGAAGTTTGACCTTGTAAATTGCAAATGCCACATAAATTACTCGATTTCCGATCCTATTACTTGATTGCGGAATTAAAGCTGATGTAGGCTTGGGATACCTCGAAGTCGTCTCATTTATCAAAAGGTTTTATAGGATGATTTTCTCAGTGATCGTGTTCGTCCTCCGAATATTTTGCGGATTTGCCTTTGTCACTCTGGCTCCTCCCATAAACTCATGTTTTTCTAGTACCTGTTTACAGTAACGATTTAGGATTTGTAGTGACAATAGTTCGATGAAAGACCATTAGTATAAAGAACCCATAATTAAATTAAACATGTCCGAGTTCTGCTAAaggccgttctctctctctctctctctctctctctctcttctctctctcttctatctagtTTCTATCATAGGATGTTTGTAGTTTCTTAGCTATTTTCCGCATTACGTATTAGAAAATCTACAGAATCTGATTTGTAACCACAGAAACATATAATACTCGTATTAAGAAAATTGGGATTTCTATTTTTGAGGAACCTTTACTTCTGCTTAACTGTACTTTCCTGTACAACTGTACTTCCCTTACATAACGCTGTAAACTTTTGTACTTTTgaattaaatatatgaaatatggtTATTCGACTAATGAACTTTGAATATAGATTAAGTGTTCAATACTTATGAAGCTACTTTTCGGTTTGACCTGAATAGTTACTCAGGAAGTTTTTGTCaaaagtattttattaatatttcgaaGGATCTTGGTGCGTGATTAGTCTGTGTGGACGAGTCTTCACAGCACGAACAACGGCAGCAGTCACAGTGATGGTGTTAACGATTTTCGTATTTAACGTTCTCTCGCTTAAAAAGGCAATACGTTTCTTATTTCTATTGTAGACTTAAATTTTTGACCTGAAATAAAATAGCAGCGAATTTAGGGTTAATTAGAAACGATGAAGcgaagttatattttttatttccagcaGTTATCTAATTTAGTTTTAAACCTTCAGATATCTTAAGAATGCTTAGGCCACTCTCACaaacaatatttttaatgataagaAGCGATACCCAGTATGAAGAATTCCAAAAACACTACGAAACTCAGGTGATCAGTCTCTTTACTTATGTCAGCTGTCGATTGTTCCCCCTGGTTCTGTGTAGTAATTAGTTTCTCAATCCTGGTAATGAATTACCCACTTCGTAAATACTTTTGTGATAATTTTCTTATTAACGCGCTATGTCATGTTCATCAGAACATTAATTTCagatgttatttatttaatttatttttggttgGCAAAGATTTTCCATGCCAATAGAATTCTTTTATCCACGAATTCTTGAATAAGGAGTGTATAGACCTTTCTATGTAAAACAAGTGTCTCACGATGGTGTGGAGgatgaaatgtttattttgtgGAATCATTCGAGGTAATGTAGTATAGACTGTATTTTATGGCTTCATCCCTTTTATCACCATTTCCCGTGTTGCTTCAAGTAACTAACAAGGGTGCCAGTTTTGCCGGAACTCTTGTGTAGAAGCTATTAAGGGTGAGGGCAACCATCCAGCCCtttcgcttagagagagagagagagagagagagagagagagagagagagagagcccttaaaGTAAGCATTAGCATTTTAACAGTGCCTGCTGTTCGACGGGGATTTTGGGAGTAGGGGTAAATGGGCGTGGGTGGTGGGGGTCTGCAGGGAAGATGGCTTAGGATTAGGTGTGGAGGGGGTGGGAGTGACCAGGGAAGGGGTACGATGGAAAGGCAGCtggcgagagagagggagagggcgaGAAAGATGGCGACTCTTGGAGTGATGGTGAGTCCTCATTAAACCCACGCCCCGTCAGTTTAAATAATGAGGACCCATGAAAACCTCGCAGCGGGAGGAAGGCATGGGGTGTGGGAGGAAGTAGTGGGGGGCATTAGAGAAGGAAGGCGaaaaggaggtggaggaggtggtGGGTGCGCGATAGTGGAGGAAGAGGTAGTTTGAAGGaagaatgaaataggaagtggtgGTTGGCCATTtaaggaagatggagaggaggaggaggaggttgtggTCGAAGATGATGCAGGtggcgaagaggaggaggaggaggaggaggaggacctgctGGTAAGTATGGGAGAATAGAGAGCCCTGAGTGAGGGAATTAAAAGGAGTAGATGAGgttaggggtgggtggggggaggggaaggagaggaCCCAAGTGATTCTGGCTCTCGGAAGGTGTTGagaattataataattactagagagaaggagagacggAAGTCCTATAAAACTTGAATGACAACAATGGACCTTATTTGAATAAAAGTTCTCcatagaaactatatatatatatatatatatatatatatatatatatataattatatatatatattatatatatatatatatatatatttgtgtgtgtgtgtgtgtgtgtgtgtgtgtagttttgaATTAACAGAATGTAAGACTGAAATATTGAAATAAGTCCCAAAATTGAATACCACAGAAACCATAAGGACATGTAGTTAAGTGGAAAAATAGATATTGATTGAGTTTGTAGGCAACAGCGATATTTTGATACGAACCTTAAAAAATAAGGTACACGAACTATTTAATAAGACCTGTAAAAGATGGGAAAACCGAGATACCTAAGTAGCACCAAGGCACAATTTTGTAACTTAAATACTTCACCAGAAACTAATGTCTGGAGACAATGATATTCATTTACGGGAACTTCCGAAGAAACGAAGACAGCTTTATAGAGCGACACTTAAACTGAAACAAAGACATAACTGTATAGAAACACACTGGAGACGAAACAAAGACATAGCTAAATAGAAAGACACTTGAGAAGAAACAAAGGCTCATCTGTATAAATAAACTTAAGAAAGCAGCAAAGACCTATTTATATAGAGAAACTCAATAAACAAACACCTGTCTATATAGAGAAACTTAAGACGAAACAAAGACCTATTGATATAGTGAAAATTAAGAAACAAAGACCTGCCTGAATAGATAAACTTAAGAAGAAACGGAGACCTATCTATTTAGAGAAAATTAAGAAGCATCAGATGCATGTAGTATATTCAGACACAGTTCAGAAAAACAGCTCCTCATGTGTTCAAGAGCAGAAATAACATATTATATCAAGCCATTtaagaatattataaataaaataaaaaaggtctcGCTGGAAGGGTCGAATGCGGGCTAATGAGGGGGTCCTCCAAAATTACGCAGGAATACTATGATGACGGAACACATATTGTGCTGGAATTAATTCTTTAAATATAGTTAAGATAAAAGTGATGTATTCAGTTATGGTATTCCGTTGCTGATTGCGTACATGTATTAATACAATGACACTGAGACGGATCACATCTATACATATTCAACCAAACCGAAATTGTGTTCAGACCTCTGACAAATTGGGCCTTAGCAATTACCGACTAAATCATTATTCCTTTATATTGTGCTTAAACAGTTTCAGAGGAGACTGCTTTTCAGTGAAGATATGACTTACACTTAATTGTCCATTACCTTTTTAACGACTTTGATAAATTTTTAGAAGCTTTGCGCCTCGAGATTggcttcacaataataataataataattgtataggTTATTTCAGCCCAATGGGCGTAATATGGAACCCAAAATAGAAACAAAAGCGATATCGAGATCACAGCATGAAATGTAACAACGCTATCTTTCAGGGGATGTAGGTAACGTAGCAAATAGACACAATCACAAAGTTGTTTCATCCAGTAGATGAACCATTCGCCTCCGTGTATATAGAATCATCAATAAAATTTTGCCACTTGGTCTTTGAAGGGCTGAGGCACCTTAAACAAGCACATGTTGTATTATTTAATTTGATTAAGTGTTCTACCTTCTACAATCATTTTAATGAGC is part of the Macrobrachium nipponense isolate FS-2020 chromosome 6, ASM1510439v2, whole genome shotgun sequence genome and harbors:
- the LOC135216555 gene encoding uncharacterized protein LOC135216555, with protein sequence MHECLYKQIQPTRRPPIRPPRLDDLWRQSLPNQPTSVSEPMNKFVTPLSTYNPIYIPISNPLPLIPNLPPSPPTPTRGRPRRAYGRLTALGGRQPVPRALYSPILTSRSSSSSSSSSSPPASSSTTTSSSSSPSSLNGQPPLPISFFLQTTSSSTIAHPPPPPPPFRLPSLMPPTTSSHTPCLPPAARFSWVLII